One window of Botrimarina mediterranea genomic DNA carries:
- a CDS encoding STAS domain-containing protein: MSEASTVDLFDGWRSTFEDIGGWLCVRLHPPGGPGQFRLADGLWNEVHARGAQQVVLEMDDVSFFSSALMSELVRLHKRIAMGGGRLRLSGLQEHPHEAMHMLRLDEVMAVYPDRAAAMQ, translated from the coding sequence ATGAGTGAGGCCTCGACGGTGGACCTCTTCGACGGCTGGCGGTCGACCTTCGAGGACATCGGCGGCTGGCTCTGCGTGCGGCTGCACCCACCCGGGGGCCCGGGGCAGTTCAGGCTCGCCGACGGCCTCTGGAACGAGGTCCACGCCCGCGGCGCCCAGCAGGTCGTCCTCGAGATGGACGACGTGTCGTTCTTCTCGTCGGCCCTGATGAGCGAACTGGTGCGTTTGCACAAACGCATCGCAATGGGCGGCGGCCGCCTGCGGCTCAGCGGCCTCCAAGAACACCCCCACGAAGCGATGCACATGCTGCGGCTCGACGAGGTGATGGCGGTCTACCCCGACCGCGCCGCGGCGATGCAGTAA
- the trpB gene encoding tryptophan synthase subunit beta translates to MSTTSLDTAVPTTLPDALGRFGAYGGRYVPETLMRALEELTAEYEKSVKDQAFQDELAVLWRDFVGRPSPLYHAQRLSEKCGGAQIYFKREDTNHTGAHKINNTLGQALLTMRMGKKRVIAETGAGQHGVATATACAHFGLDCIVYMGEEDIRRQSPNVFAMKLLGAEVRPVTSGSRTLRDAVNEAMRDWMSSVETTHYILGSVVGPHPFPRIVRDYQSVIGKETIAQCQERLGRLPDLVVACVGGGSNAAGMFYPFVEHKGVELVGVEAGGRSANPGDHASPLTYGQPGVLHGSFSYVMQDEDGQTCDVHSMSAGLDYPGVGPEHSYWKDAGRVQYTSCRDDEAMAAFDACASHEGIMPALETSHAIAKAMELAAKRSKDDIVVICLSGRGDKDAMEIARLKGVNYG, encoded by the coding sequence ATGAGCACGACTTCCTTAGACACTGCCGTTCCCACGACGCTCCCCGACGCCCTTGGGCGGTTTGGGGCTTACGGCGGTCGTTACGTGCCCGAGACGCTGATGCGGGCGCTCGAAGAGCTGACGGCCGAGTACGAGAAGTCCGTCAAGGACCAAGCGTTCCAGGACGAGCTGGCCGTGCTGTGGCGAGACTTCGTGGGGCGGCCGTCGCCGCTCTATCACGCCCAGCGGCTCAGCGAGAAGTGCGGCGGCGCCCAGATCTACTTCAAGCGCGAGGACACCAACCACACCGGCGCCCACAAGATCAACAACACGCTCGGCCAGGCGCTACTGACGATGCGGATGGGCAAGAAGCGTGTCATCGCCGAGACGGGCGCCGGCCAGCACGGCGTCGCCACCGCCACGGCGTGCGCGCACTTCGGCCTGGATTGCATCGTCTATATGGGCGAAGAGGACATCCGCCGACAGTCGCCGAACGTCTTTGCGATGAAGCTCCTCGGCGCCGAAGTGCGGCCCGTCACCAGCGGCTCGCGCACTTTAAGAGACGCCGTCAACGAGGCGATGCGGGACTGGATGTCGAGCGTCGAGACGACGCACTACATCCTCGGCTCGGTCGTCGGTCCGCACCCGTTCCCGCGGATCGTGCGCGACTACCAGTCGGTGATCGGCAAGGAGACGATCGCCCAGTGCCAAGAGCGGCTCGGCCGGCTGCCGGACCTTGTGGTGGCGTGCGTCGGCGGCGGCTCGAACGCGGCGGGCATGTTCTATCCGTTCGTTGAGCATAAAGGCGTCGAGCTGGTGGGCGTCGAAGCGGGCGGACGCTCCGCCAATCCCGGCGACCACGCCAGCCCGCTCACCTACGGCCAGCCCGGCGTGCTGCACGGCAGCTTCTCGTACGTCATGCAGGACGAGGACGGCCAGACGTGCGACGTCCACAGCATGTCGGCGGGCCTCGACTATCCGGGCGTGGGCCCCGAGCACAGCTACTGGAAGGACGCCGGCCGCGTGCAGTACACGAGCTGCCGCGACGACGAAGCGATGGCGGCGTTCGACGCCTGCGCGTCGCACGAAGGGATCATGCCCGCGCTCGAAACGTCGCACGCCATCGCCAAGGCGATGGAACTAGCGGCGAAGCGCTCGAAGGACGACATCGTGGTTATCTGCCTAAGCGGGCGTGGGGACAAGGACGCGATGGAGATCGCGCGGTTGAAGGGAGTAAACTACGGTTAA
- a CDS encoding site-2 protease family protein, translated as MSDPTPTPPQSADDQYVSPPPAEFSVEVGGELRASDLKSKPRRGVRRRRIGLPVGLFIATCASTLWVGASDWRPLEHMDTWDAMAVTLSGGWRQGVVYMLAVLAILLSHEMGHFILTLIHRIPASYPLCIPVPFNPIGTMGAVIGMDGLRANRREIFDIGLAGPIAGLIVALPILWYGVGQLDLSQRPQANEIQLNSPLVVKWMIESRDASRPVVDAAGNTTLNKGDWIGISQVNAYFMAGWVGMLITGLNMLPISQLDGGHTIYGLFGKDAHTFARAFIVIAITYVVINLDQAAVWTPMLILVILMGVDHPPTSDDTIELDNRRWMIGMASLAIPVLCFPLLGLKQ; from the coding sequence ATGAGCGACCCCACGCCAACGCCCCCGCAGTCCGCCGACGATCAGTACGTCTCGCCCCCGCCCGCCGAGTTCTCGGTTGAAGTTGGGGGCGAGCTCCGCGCGTCCGACTTGAAGTCGAAGCCGCGCCGCGGCGTGCGCCGTCGCCGGATCGGCCTGCCGGTCGGGCTCTTTATCGCCACCTGCGCGAGCACGCTCTGGGTCGGCGCCTCCGATTGGCGACCGCTCGAGCACATGGACACGTGGGACGCGATGGCCGTGACCCTGTCGGGCGGTTGGCGGCAGGGCGTCGTCTACATGCTCGCCGTGCTCGCCATCCTGCTGTCGCACGAGATGGGGCACTTCATCCTCACGCTCATCCACCGCATCCCCGCGAGCTACCCGCTCTGCATCCCCGTGCCGTTCAACCCGATCGGCACGATGGGCGCGGTCATCGGCATGGACGGCCTCCGCGCCAACCGGCGTGAGATCTTCGACATCGGTCTCGCCGGCCCAATCGCGGGGCTCATCGTCGCGCTGCCGATCCTCTGGTACGGCGTCGGACAACTCGACCTCTCGCAACGCCCGCAGGCGAACGAGATACAGCTCAACAGCCCGCTGGTGGTGAAGTGGATGATCGAGAGCCGCGACGCGTCACGGCCCGTCGTCGACGCCGCGGGTAACACCACGCTCAACAAAGGCGACTGGATCGGCATCTCGCAGGTCAACGCCTACTTCATGGCGGGCTGGGTCGGCATGCTCATCACCGGCCTCAACATGCTCCCCATCAGCCAACTCGACGGCGGCCACACCATCTACGGCCTCTTCGGAAAAGACGCGCACACCTTCGCGCGGGCGTTCATCGTCATCGCGATCACGTATGTGGTGATCAACCTCGATCAAGCGGCCGTGTGGACGCCGATGCTGATCCTGGTGATCCTGATGGGCGTCGATCACCCGCCCACGTCGGACGACACGATCGAACTCGACAACCGCCGCTGGATGATTGGCATGGCGTCGCTAGCGATCCCGGTGCTGTGCTTCCCGCTGTTGGGATTGAAGCAATGA
- a CDS encoding SDR family oxidoreductase has protein sequence MSFDVKGRVALVTGANRGIGKAIVKSLVDHGAKKVYAAVRSLDSAEPLVGECGAIVAPIEMDLQKPATIEAAAKTAADVDLVINNAGVFGSADPFADDVFEKLEYELDVNLYGLLRVARAFAPVLKKNGGGAFVQLNSVVSIRSFSVGSTYSASKAASYSITQALHDLLKEQGTTVLSVHPGPIATDMADHAGLTDADPPSVVAEGIVASLAAGDFHLFPDKMAKQFGEAYASYAKAIVEAPMEV, from the coding sequence ATGAGTTTTGACGTGAAAGGCCGTGTTGCGCTGGTGACCGGCGCCAACCGTGGCATCGGCAAAGCGATCGTGAAGTCGCTGGTCGATCACGGCGCCAAGAAGGTCTATGCGGCGGTAAGGTCGCTCGATTCGGCGGAACCCCTGGTCGGCGAGTGCGGCGCCATCGTCGCCCCCATCGAGATGGACCTGCAGAAGCCGGCGACCATCGAAGCGGCCGCGAAGACCGCGGCGGACGTGGACTTGGTGATCAACAACGCCGGCGTCTTCGGCAGCGCCGATCCTTTTGCCGACGATGTGTTCGAGAAGCTCGAGTACGAACTCGACGTGAACCTCTACGGCCTATTGCGGGTGGCGCGGGCGTTCGCGCCGGTGCTGAAGAAGAACGGCGGCGGCGCGTTCGTGCAACTCAATTCGGTGGTTTCGATCCGCAGCTTTTCGGTCGGCTCAACTTACAGCGCGTCGAAGGCCGCTTCCTACTCGATCACCCAGGCGCTCCACGACCTGCTCAAGGAGCAAGGAACCACCGTGCTGAGCGTCCACCCGGGTCCGATCGCCACCGACATGGCCGACCACGCCGGCCTCACCGACGCCGACCCACCGAGCGTCGTCGCCGAAGGCATCGTGGCGTCGCTCGCCGCGGGTGACTTCCACCTGTTCCCAGACAAGATGGCGAAGCAATTCGGCGAGGCCTACGCGAGCTACGCGAAGGCGATCGTCGAGGCGCCGATGGAGGTGTGA
- the infC gene encoding translation initiation factor IF-3 → MSRFRTAERPADRKDSQRINEAIRITPIRVIDAEGEQLGIIPTEEALQRARDAGLDLVEVAPTERPPVCRIMDYGKFKYQQKKRHHKGHTHQSQNKEIRLRPKIGEHDLMTKVNNARSFLEKKDKVIFSVIFRGRENAHTDEGFKVMQRVIKELEDCSKLEQGPTMQGKRIIATMAPK, encoded by the coding sequence TTGTCCCGCTTCCGTACCGCCGAACGCCCGGCCGACCGCAAAGACAGTCAACGCATCAACGAGGCGATCCGAATCACCCCCATCCGTGTGATCGACGCGGAGGGCGAACAGCTCGGCATCATCCCGACCGAGGAGGCGCTGCAGCGCGCCCGCGACGCCGGCCTCGACCTGGTGGAGGTAGCTCCTACGGAGCGGCCCCCCGTCTGTCGGATCATGGACTACGGCAAGTTCAAGTACCAGCAGAAGAAACGGCACCACAAAGGCCACACGCACCAGAGCCAGAACAAAGAGATCCGGCTGCGTCCGAAGATCGGCGAGCACGACCTGATGACAAAGGTCAACAACGCCCGCAGCTTCCTTGAGAAGAAGGACAAGGTGATCTTCTCGGTCATCTTCCGTGGCCGCGAGAACGCCCACACCGACGAGGGCTTCAAGGTCATGCAGCGCGTGATCAAGGAGTTGGAAGACTGCTCCAAGCTCGAGCAGGGCCCCACGATGCAGGGCAAGCGGATCATTGCGACCATGGCGCCGAAGTAA
- a CDS encoding Fpg/Nei family DNA glycosylase, which translates to MNLPLAILGAPGVLAVPMPELPEVETMRRGVAEAAGATVTSFERLPCPRKPIGVAPRVDHLRRRVVGRGVAAVERLGKRVVLRLETGDRLVMEPRMTGLVGAGDSPDPFYLRVELGLEGVGLERVWFWDRRGLGKVRLYSAAEFAVELGPEKLGPDGLVVSSDDLHRRLAGSRRAVKVALLDQRAVAGIGNIYAAEILHVAEVHPATRCDRLTQATWRRIAEATRAVLEEAVRYEGSSLGDGTYRNKLNEDGGYQLHHRVYGRAGERCPRCGGTIQRIVQAQRSTFFCASCQRRR; encoded by the coding sequence GTGAACCTCCCCCTGGCGATCCTTGGCGCTCCTGGCGTCTTGGCGGTACCCATGCCCGAGCTACCCGAAGTTGAGACCATGCGGCGGGGCGTCGCCGAGGCGGCGGGCGCTACGGTCACCTCGTTCGAGCGGTTGCCTTGCCCGCGGAAGCCGATCGGGGTGGCGCCGCGCGTGGACCATTTGCGGCGGCGTGTCGTTGGACGTGGGGTGGCGGCGGTTGAGCGGCTGGGCAAGCGGGTGGTCCTGCGGCTGGAGACGGGCGACCGGCTGGTGATGGAGCCGCGGATGACGGGGCTGGTGGGCGCCGGTGATTCGCCCGATCCGTTTTACCTGCGGGTTGAGCTGGGACTTGAGGGCGTTGGTCTGGAAAGGGTTTGGTTCTGGGACCGGCGGGGGCTGGGGAAGGTTCGGCTTTATTCGGCGGCGGAGTTTGCCGTTGAGTTGGGGCCGGAGAAACTGGGGCCGGATGGGCTGGTGGTTTCCTCCGACGACTTGCATCGCCGGCTCGCCGGCAGCCGTCGGGCCGTGAAAGTGGCGCTGCTGGATCAGCGCGCGGTCGCGGGGATCGGGAACATCTACGCAGCGGAGATTCTGCACGTGGCCGAGGTGCACCCCGCGACGCGATGCGACCGGCTCACGCAAGCGACGTGGCGGCGCATCGCCGAGGCGACGCGGGCGGTGCTCGAAGAAGCGGTCCGCTACGAGGGCTCGTCGCTCGGCGATGGCACGTATCGCAACAAGCTCAACGAGGACGGCGGCTACCAACTCCACCACCGCGTCTACGGCCGCGCGGGCGAGCGATGTCCGCGCTGCGGCGGGACCATCCAGCGGATCGTCCAGGCGCAACGCTCGACGTTCTTCTGCGCGAGTTGTCAGCGGCGAAGGTGA
- a CDS encoding GlsB/YeaQ/YmgE family stress response membrane protein has translation MLSLIWFLFIGLVAGYLATWFMEAGRAGVLGMMLVGVLGSFIGGFVFRIFGFQAVGFPATLVSATVGAAICIAAIRYFGPKF, from the coding sequence ATGCTCAGCCTGATCTGGTTCCTGTTCATCGGCCTCGTTGCCGGCTACCTCGCCACCTGGTTCATGGAGGCGGGCCGGGCGGGCGTGTTGGGCATGATGCTTGTGGGCGTCTTGGGATCGTTCATCGGCGGCTTCGTCTTCCGAATCTTCGGCTTCCAAGCGGTCGGCTTCCCGGCGACGCTCGTGTCCGCGACGGTCGGCGCCGCCATCTGTATCGCCGCCATCCGCTACTTCGGCCCGAAGTTCTGA
- a CDS encoding type II toxin-antitoxin system RelE/ParE family toxin, whose translation MLQPIFTGPARRDLGAIWKHIAADSAEAADRFVDEVDRRIHLLCAQPTQGERDHRVGGCRRVLIGRYLLFYEQAGRELRILRLYHSARRIEKMRLRPDDSP comes from the coding sequence ATGCTTCAGCCGATCTTTACTGGTCCGGCACGCCGAGACCTCGGCGCCATCTGGAAGCACATCGCTGCGGACAGCGCCGAGGCAGCCGACCGCTTTGTCGATGAAGTTGATCGCCGCATTCACTTGCTGTGCGCTCAGCCGACCCAAGGTGAACGAGACCACCGCGTCGGCGGCTGCCGCCGCGTGCTCATCGGTCGTTATCTGCTGTTCTACGAACAAGCCGGGAGAGAGCTTCGCATCCTCCGGCTCTACCATTCGGCCCGCCGAATCGAGAAGATGCGGCTCCGCCCCGACGACTCGCCGTAG
- a CDS encoding class I SAM-dependent methyltransferase gives MRSNSKLVMANYDAATINSPNPLARYAHRTRVRRSLEYVRQRLAEGRVLDYGCGSGVMIAALIDEKPDCAVGYEPFMDERCRPGLPIFGTMDEVQRHGPFATVTLFETIEHLSDEELDRFLSDCEQVLDPGGAILISGPIEVGPALFLKECNRFLIRLRPSEHYPVEFLKASLLGVPARRASNIKTSHRGFDFRRAMASLRSKGWRTEVLAYSPLPIGTWYGNSQVFFRATRDR, from the coding sequence ATGCGATCCAACTCCAAGCTTGTGATGGCGAATTACGACGCCGCGACAATCAATTCGCCGAATCCCCTGGCGCGATACGCTCACCGCACCCGCGTACGGCGTTCCCTGGAGTATGTCCGCCAGCGACTGGCGGAGGGCAGAGTGCTGGACTACGGCTGCGGGTCGGGGGTGATGATTGCCGCGCTGATCGACGAGAAGCCCGACTGCGCCGTGGGTTACGAGCCGTTCATGGACGAGCGCTGCCGGCCCGGCCTGCCGATCTTCGGCACGATGGACGAGGTCCAGCGGCACGGTCCATTCGCGACAGTCACCCTCTTCGAGACGATTGAACACCTGTCCGACGAAGAGCTGGATCGGTTCTTGTCCGACTGCGAGCAAGTGCTCGACCCGGGCGGTGCGATCCTGATCAGCGGCCCGATCGAGGTCGGCCCGGCGCTGTTTTTGAAAGAGTGCAATCGGTTCCTGATCCGACTGCGGCCGTCGGAGCATTACCCGGTGGAGTTCCTCAAGGCCAGCCTGTTGGGCGTCCCCGCCCGCCGCGCCAGCAACATCAAGACAAGCCACCGCGGTTTCGACTTCCGCCGGGCGATGGCGTCGCTCCGATCCAAGGGCTGGCGGACCGAGGTGCTCGCCTATTCGCCGCTGCCGATCGGCACCTGGTACGGCAACTCGCAGGTCTTCTTCCGGGCGACGCGCGACCGCTAG
- a CDS encoding 2-oxo acid dehydrogenase subunit E2: MPSEITLPSLGENIESGDILSILVSEGDTVSVEQDLLEIETDKATVPVPSPSAGKITKVLVKEGDTVAVGAAIFEIEAGEAAPKQEEAPKPEAPKAEAKAEEPKPAPKQETAKKAEPQPADDDADGDAQAEDLADGIHHPKAEPAPKPVAPAAKPAPAAVASESQGASAAASPSVRRLARELGVDLRRVQASGSGGRITEDDVQAHVRAAQEQARAAAPSGGPGVPSSDAAGAVRRERMSRMRQTIAKNMVASYTTIPQLTNFDDVDVTELEEIRLASKEDYAAQDLKLTQMPFLIKAIAGALKRHPIVNASVDMEAGEVIYKEYVNIGVAVDTDRGLVVPVIRDADRLSISQITRELDRLVDKAREGALAIDEMRGGTFTISNMGAVGGTYSTPIINPPEVAILLVGRSRMLPWVIGKGKDAKIEPRLVMPLSLTYDHRVVDGADAARFVNELKGFLAAPGRLLLAP, translated from the coding sequence ATGCCATCTGAAATCACCCTCCCCAGCCTCGGCGAGAACATCGAGTCGGGCGACATCCTTTCGATCCTCGTGTCGGAGGGGGACACCGTCTCCGTCGAGCAGGACCTGCTGGAGATCGAGACCGACAAGGCGACCGTCCCGGTCCCCAGCCCGTCGGCCGGGAAGATCACCAAGGTCCTCGTGAAAGAAGGGGACACGGTGGCCGTCGGCGCGGCGATCTTCGAGATCGAAGCGGGCGAGGCAGCACCGAAGCAGGAAGAAGCGCCAAAGCCCGAGGCACCGAAGGCAGAGGCCAAGGCGGAAGAGCCCAAGCCGGCTCCGAAGCAAGAGACGGCGAAGAAGGCGGAGCCCCAACCCGCTGACGACGACGCCGATGGCGACGCCCAGGCCGAGGACCTCGCCGATGGCATTCACCACCCGAAGGCCGAGCCTGCGCCGAAGCCCGTCGCCCCCGCCGCGAAGCCGGCGCCGGCCGCCGTCGCGAGCGAGAGCCAAGGCGCCTCGGCCGCGGCAAGCCCCTCGGTGCGTCGCCTCGCTCGGGAGCTGGGCGTCGATTTGCGTCGCGTTCAAGCCAGCGGTTCGGGCGGTCGCATCACCGAGGACGACGTGCAGGCCCACGTCCGCGCTGCTCAAGAGCAGGCCCGCGCGGCGGCGCCGAGCGGTGGGCCCGGCGTGCCCAGCAGCGACGCCGCGGGCGCCGTACGTCGCGAGCGGATGTCGCGCATGCGGCAGACCATCGCCAAGAACATGGTCGCTAGCTACACGACCATCCCGCAGCTGACGAACTTCGACGACGTCGACGTCACGGAGCTCGAAGAGATCCGCCTGGCGAGCAAAGAAGACTACGCCGCCCAGGACCTCAAGCTCACGCAGATGCCGTTCCTGATCAAGGCGATCGCCGGCGCGCTAAAGCGGCACCCGATCGTCAACGCCTCGGTCGACATGGAAGCGGGCGAGGTGATCTACAAGGAGTACGTCAACATCGGCGTGGCGGTCGACACCGATCGCGGCCTAGTGGTGCCGGTGATCCGCGACGCCGACCGGCTGAGCATCTCGCAGATCACCCGCGAACTCGACCGCTTGGTGGACAAGGCTCGGGAGGGAGCGCTCGCCATCGACGAGATGCGCGGCGGCACGTTCACGATCAGCAACATGGGCGCGGTCGGCGGCACGTACTCGACGCCCATCATCAATCCGCCCGAAGTGGCGATCTTGCTGGTCGGCCGCAGCCGCATGCTGCCGTGGGTGATTGGCAAGGGCAAGGACGCGAAGATCGAGCCGCGGCTGGTGATGCCCCTGTCGCTGACGTACGACCACCGCGTGGTGGACGGCGCCGACGCCGCCCGCTTCGTCAACGAACTGAAGGGCTTCCTCGCCGCCCCGGGCCGCCTCCTTCTGGCGCCGTGA
- a CDS encoding NAD(P)H-hydrate epimerase, protein MAPPSLTRDQARAFDRDAIERLCLPGLVLMENAGRGCVDVMERLGIDGPVLIVCGKGNNGGDGFVIARHLKVRGHECRVALGAKPSELAGDALAMFGALTHCGVPILDVTGVNAGLAIQELDALSRDAAWIVDALLGTGATGSPRPPYDTLIDWINSENGKRFAVDLPSGMDCDTGSPGTPTVRAHHTCTFVAPKAGFANPTAKAFLGEVHVVDIGVPFER, encoded by the coding sequence ATGGCTCCACCGTCCCTCACCCGTGACCAAGCCCGCGCTTTCGACCGCGATGCGATCGAACGGCTCTGCCTGCCGGGCTTGGTGCTGATGGAGAACGCGGGGCGCGGGTGCGTCGATGTGATGGAACGGCTTGGTATCGACGGTCCGGTGCTGATCGTCTGCGGCAAGGGGAACAACGGGGGCGATGGCTTTGTGATCGCGCGCCACCTCAAGGTCCGCGGTCACGAGTGCCGAGTCGCGTTGGGCGCGAAGCCGTCCGAGCTAGCAGGGGATGCGCTGGCGATGTTCGGGGCGCTGACGCATTGTGGCGTTCCGATCCTCGACGTGACGGGCGTCAATGCGGGCCTCGCCATTCAAGAACTCGACGCCCTCTCGCGCGACGCGGCGTGGATCGTTGACGCGCTGCTCGGCACGGGCGCGACCGGTTCGCCGCGACCGCCCTACGACACGCTGATCGACTGGATCAACAGCGAGAACGGCAAACGCTTTGCGGTCGATCTCCCCAGCGGCATGGACTGCGACACCGGTTCGCCTGGGACGCCGACCGTCCGCGCGCATCACACCTGCACGTTCGTGGCGCCCAAGGCAGGGTTTGCCAACCCGACCGCGAAGGCGTTCCTCGGCGAGGTGCATGTCGTTGATATCGGCGTGCCGTTCGAACGATAG
- a CDS encoding DUF3500 domain-containing protein, which translates to MSERIKCCDRREFLTTAAAGAGLALLPGIGLPGAGKVWAKPAASVTPASTPESLVKVLYESFTPKQREAVCFAWDHAGPEGGPLRRHVSANWDITEHYVTDDFYNADQKALVRSIYEGIYNPEWVERVDKQLDDDAGGFGEQNSIAIFGEPGSEQCELVMTGRHMTVRCDGNTTPNFAFGGPIFYGHAAEAFDEEATHPGNVYWPQAVAANALYKMFDGAQRDVALVRTGMPGESNINFRDPQKHQGIPVGQLSADQQQHLREVLAKLVEPYRQSDRDEAMNCLLGQSVEGRSGLEACHLAYFAEGDIGDDGVWDNWRLEGPSFVWHYRGAPHVHVWVNVADDPSVRVTTG; encoded by the coding sequence ATGTCCGAGCGCATCAAGTGTTGCGACCGCCGCGAATTCCTCACCACCGCCGCGGCGGGAGCGGGTTTGGCCCTGCTTCCAGGAATTGGGCTGCCGGGCGCCGGCAAGGTTTGGGCAAAGCCTGCAGCAAGCGTCACGCCGGCATCGACGCCCGAGTCGCTTGTCAAAGTGCTCTACGAGTCGTTCACGCCGAAGCAGCGTGAGGCCGTGTGCTTCGCATGGGACCACGCCGGCCCCGAAGGCGGTCCGCTCCGGCGCCACGTGTCGGCGAACTGGGACATCACGGAGCACTACGTCACCGACGACTTCTACAACGCCGATCAGAAGGCGCTCGTCCGTTCAATCTACGAAGGCATCTACAACCCCGAGTGGGTCGAGCGAGTCGACAAGCAACTCGACGATGACGCCGGCGGCTTTGGCGAGCAGAACTCGATCGCCATTTTCGGCGAGCCGGGTTCCGAGCAGTGCGAGTTGGTGATGACCGGCCGGCACATGACGGTCCGCTGCGACGGCAACACGACGCCCAACTTCGCCTTCGGCGGACCGATCTTCTACGGCCACGCCGCCGAGGCGTTCGACGAAGAGGCCACGCACCCCGGCAACGTCTACTGGCCGCAAGCCGTCGCCGCCAACGCGCTCTACAAGATGTTCGATGGCGCGCAGCGCGACGTGGCCCTCGTCCGTACCGGCATGCCCGGAGAGAGCAACATCAACTTCCGCGACCCGCAGAAGCACCAGGGCATCCCGGTCGGGCAGCTCAGCGCCGACCAGCAACAGCACTTGCGCGAGGTGCTCGCCAAACTCGTCGAGCCTTACCGCCAGAGCGACCGCGACGAAGCGATGAACTGCCTGCTCGGCCAGTCGGTCGAAGGCCGCAGCGGTCTCGAAGCGTGCCACCTCGCTTACTTCGCCGAAGGCGACATCGGCGATGACGGCGTCTGGGACAACTGGCGCCTCGAAGGCCCGTCGTTCGTCTGGCACTACCGCGGCGCGCCGCACGTCCACGTGTGGGTGAACGTGGCGGATGATCCCAGCGTGCGTGTCACCACGGGTTAG
- a CDS encoding esterase/lipase family protein, with protein MIGPADSNATPPAAPQPMRELVVLTHGIASTRFFLAPLAARLRSAGFTTRLTGYPSLWWSNETFGKRLAALLRRVAPSYDRVHLVVHSMGGIVARCALREELPPNFGRVVQIAPPNRGSHMATRLAVECGHPAWDNFIVRPHRFIAPTLVELVDAPDSFVNRLGPAPAGIDVGVIAASNDRVLYPEQTLLEGAADHCTVNGWHTGVLWTKETAELTARFLRTGRFGEGGQLSAVRDRLTPMAEA; from the coding sequence ATGATCGGTCCCGCTGATTCCAACGCCACGCCGCCCGCCGCTCCGCAACCGATGCGCGAGTTGGTCGTCCTGACGCACGGCATCGCCTCGACGCGGTTCTTTCTGGCGCCGCTAGCGGCCCGGCTCCGCTCGGCGGGATTCACGACGCGGCTGACCGGCTACCCGTCGCTGTGGTGGTCGAACGAGACGTTCGGCAAACGCCTGGCGGCGCTGTTGCGTCGGGTCGCGCCGAGTTATGACCGGGTCCACCTCGTAGTCCACAGCATGGGGGGCATCGTCGCCCGCTGCGCGCTGCGTGAGGAATTGCCGCCGAACTTTGGGCGGGTCGTGCAGATCGCCCCGCCGAACCGCGGCTCGCACATGGCGACGCGGCTGGCGGTCGAGTGTGGTCATCCGGCGTGGGACAACTTCATCGTGCGGCCGCACCGGTTCATCGCGCCGACGCTCGTCGAACTCGTCGACGCGCCCGACAGCTTCGTGAACCGTCTCGGCCCGGCGCCGGCGGGGATCGACGTGGGGGTGATCGCCGCCAGCAACGACCGCGTTCTCTACCCCGAGCAGACCCTGCTCGAAGGCGCCGCCGACCACTGCACGGTGAACGGCTGGCACACGGGCGTCTTGTGGACCAAAGAGACGGCGGAGTTGACGGCGCGGTTCCTGCGCACGGGGCGATTTGGGGAAGGCGGTCAGCTATCAGCGGTCCGTGATCGGCTCACGCCGATGGCGGAAGCGTAG